Part of the Metarhizium brunneum chromosome 6, complete sequence genome is shown below.
TACAAAACTACGGATGGCAGGCTTTTAGACAATGTATTTTTGAATAGCTGTGATACCGTGGACGTGTGACTTGGGTAATCTTGACATTGACATGGTATCAAGTATACAGACCTAGATTGCCAAGTGTTGGTCGTCTCACATAGACAAGAATGTATTATAGCCGCCTTAGCGCAAGACGCGATGTCAGCCTAACCGGAAGAGAGTTCAGTCCATAACTTTAACTATTTATTGTGCAACACTAATCAAGTTGTAGTCTAAATTGGGTAGATGCATAATATTCCTTTCTGAAAATATGCGGCTGGGTGTTGCATCCCAAAGTTCCATGAGATCCTGCCTATGCAAGGCCAGAGCTTAACAATCTATACATGAATCATGACTCAGGCCGGCTGAAATTTCTTGGATCGCATTTGCTGCCGCATTGTCACTTCTAGTTGCGAACTGCCAGAAAGGAAGTGGCCAACGATTCTATTCCTAAACAACATGAGTTACAGTGCAGATATCCCTCAGAATATAGCAAGCCTGGCATGTTTCCATTCCAATCATTAGTCCAGTCGTCTCCTCCTTTGCTGTTCCTCATCCCCCAACAACGCATCCTCCTCGGATCTATCCTTGCTATGAGAGCCTCGGTAAAAAATGTAGTGCTGGGCAAAAAAGATGCAGTCGTACACCATGCTCACATTCCCCAGGGCAAATTTTACCGGATTGCCTGTGATGCCACTCCAGTCGCGCTGCAAGTAACTGTCGATGCACTGTTGCCCCGTGCTCAGTCCACCACCCGCAAAGTCAAGCGTAATCTGCCAGATACTCCATCCCTTGGTGCTCTGGTTGCTGTAGTTGGCTAGGACCTGCGGAGTGAATTTGATAAGAGTGATTAAAAGCTTAACGTAGCCCACTGCGTAGATGATGTCTAGCTCGCACCAGTCTGTTGCCGGATCGATAGGGCCCTTGGCTGCTTCTGAAGCAACTATTAGATAGGTGGCGACAACGCCGAAGAGGCAGCCCAGCGCGACACCGACAATGAAGCGACTAGGGCGGGTGCCGGTGGAAGGGGCGAAGCCCCAGAGAGTGCGGAGGAGGTATTGCGAAAGAGTGATGGCAGATATGACAGAGGCGTGGAGCGCAAAAGTGATGTCGTTGAACTGGACAGTGGGAGTAAGATCGTTGTGCCGAGCGGCGTACTGGCTTCGAATGAGGGGAGAGTAGTAGAAGGCGACATTGGAGACGAAATACGCAACGAAGCCTGGGACAGGTCAGTCTCTCTGGCGCACGTCGGAGCTGGCTGGCGCCAACGACTCTGGGGGGATGAGACATTGCGGCGGACCATACCTAGAACGTTGATGAAGGGGAAATCCACAGTAGTTCCGGATGTGCTCTTGCGACGAAGATTCAATATAAGTTGAGGATAAAACGAAGCGCTCCAGCAAAAGGTGTAGATCCAACCAAACAGGCCAGAAAAGAAGGTGAGAAGGCTCATGACGTGGGACGTGGCGGGTGATTTTCTGGCAAACTTGGAAGAAACCACAGCGTCGGTGCAGTCGTGTGATAAAAATCACATCCCAGAGGCCATTTGCTAGACAAGGTTAGGACCCTCTTGCTCAACAGAGAGAGCGAGGTTGGCGGAACAGAAAGTAGACAACAGCGACGGCCATGACCCTCGAGGCAGgactttttaatttttatgGGAATCACGACACCTATGCACGTAATGCGCAACACGGCAGTGACGGCTTTGCGGGTCGTGCTTTCCTAAAGAGGGACGACAGGCCAGGAGGTCCCTTCCCCATGACCCCGGCGCCATGTTCACGGCTGCAGGTGATTGGGGATCAGAGCGTTCTGGCCCCGCCCGAAGCCACAAACCGGAAACGCTCCTCCCCACCTCCACAATTGCGATGACTCTcgtctgtactccgtactctgtaacGCTGACTATTTTTTTCTGTGGAATCCGCTCATTTGCGACCACCAAGGTCCTCGTAAAGCCGCAGGCCCGCGTTCCTAGAGCCCGCATGGACCAGATCCGCCCAGCTGGAGAAGCGACTGGTGTTTCGATAGGCGTTGTATCACCGCACTCGCCGTCACCATCTTCGTCGAAGACGGTCAATTGACATGGCTTACGAAAACTGCCGGTATACTTGCCAGCTTTCACCGGGGTGATGAGCATGCGAATCCGATTTTGGTTGACCTTTCTCTCACCGAACTGGCCTTTGTGGCGCTGATGTCCTTGTTCATGAGAGGCATCAAGTTCCAATGCCAAAGGGTGCAGTTTTGCCGAAGCGGATTTGATTGCAATAGTTGGGCTTATATGGGTTTGATCGAGGTAATGGATACTCTTTCGGAACCATGGCCCTCTGGCATGACAACAACAAGAGATGCCCGATTTTGACAATGTAACGTGTTCTGACGTCGTTCTAGATAATGGCCA
Proteins encoded:
- the CTNS gene encoding Cystinosin, which produces MSLLTFFSGLFGWIYTFCWSASFYPQLILNLRRKSTSGTTVDFPFINVLGFVAYFVSNVAFYYSPLIRSQYAARHNDLTPTVQFNDITFALHASVISAITLSQYLLRTLWGFAPSTGTRPSRFIVGVALGCLFGVVATYLIVASEAAKGPIDPATDWCELDIIYAVGYVKLLITLIKFTPQVLANYSNQSTKGWSIWQITLDFAGGGLSTGQQCIDSYLQRDWSGITGNPVKFALGNVSMVYDCIFFAQHYIFYRGSHSKDRSEEDALLGDEEQQRRRRLD